The Streptomyces pactum genome contains a region encoding:
- a CDS encoding DUF5926 family protein yields the protein MAKKRPQTKAKRPQPVGGARAAGADGNFPVVGAREPCPCGSGRRYKACHGRAAAQATTELVQRPFEGLPGECDWVALRELVPAATVGLTLKDGLPDGVPSVTLATVLPMAWPALRRDDGSVLLGLQNDTASGDISRDLADTLQRALTAEAGTPVQGRRAPADGPRLQDLLDPEGAFEPAVHAGFEFWVPDPENATPEVTASLERANAAAIPTVRLQSVDSAYWCETPEKNHLRWVMPHEEERLLDALARLHAAGRSSLGEGTRLVGSFRAHGLTVPVWDLPSEVTAQDVEKPAAEFAERLAEALTTDTPLTHDERRARGGLTNRQVTLS from the coding sequence ATGGCCAAGAAGCGACCCCAGACGAAGGCCAAGCGCCCGCAGCCCGTCGGCGGTGCCCGCGCCGCAGGCGCTGACGGCAACTTCCCGGTCGTCGGTGCCCGCGAGCCCTGCCCCTGTGGCAGCGGCCGCCGCTACAAGGCGTGCCACGGCCGGGCCGCCGCCCAGGCCACTACCGAGCTGGTGCAGCGCCCGTTCGAGGGACTTCCCGGCGAGTGCGACTGGGTGGCCCTGCGTGAGCTGGTGCCGGCGGCCACGGTCGGGCTGACCCTGAAGGACGGCCTGCCCGACGGCGTTCCCTCCGTCACCCTGGCCACGGTGCTGCCGATGGCCTGGCCGGCCCTGCGCCGCGACGACGGCTCGGTCCTGCTCGGCCTGCAGAATGACACGGCGTCGGGTGACATCAGCCGCGACCTCGCCGACACCCTCCAGCGCGCGCTGACCGCCGAAGCGGGTACGCCGGTGCAGGGCCGCCGCGCGCCGGCCGACGGTCCGCGGCTGCAGGACCTGCTCGACCCCGAGGGAGCGTTCGAGCCGGCCGTCCACGCTGGCTTCGAGTTCTGGGTTCCGGACCCGGAGAACGCCACGCCGGAGGTGACCGCGTCCCTGGAGCGGGCCAACGCCGCGGCCATCCCGACCGTCCGGCTCCAGAGCGTGGACTCCGCCTACTGGTGCGAGACGCCGGAGAAGAACCACCTGCGCTGGGTCATGCCGCACGAGGAGGAGCGGCTTCTGGACGCTCTTGCCCGGCTGCACGCCGCGGGCCGGTCGTCCCTCGGCGAGGGCACCCGTCTCGTCGGCTCCTTCCGCGCCCACGGGCTCACCGTTCCGGTGTGGGACCTGCCGAGCGAGGTCACCGCTCAGGACGTCGAGAAGCCGGCAGCCGAGTTCGCCGAGCGCCTCGCCGAGGCCCTGACCACGGACACCCCGCTCACCCACGACGAACGCCGGGCACGCGGCGGTCTGACCAACCGACAGGTCACCCTCAGCTAG
- a CDS encoding ATP-binding protein, which yields MALVVAQEVPTSSSMAVPHGPAGVGKARHRMREQLRSGGVAESVIDDAVLVLSELLSNACKHGRPLGDALAGDGDVRAAWQVDAGGRLVVEVTDGGGPTRPAPATPSVTAHGGRGLNIITALADDWGVRDDARGEVTVWVVVHDDVHDPDAGHRRDDFATRITAPAVSEIPGLDFAEALEDLG from the coding sequence GTGGCGTTGGTGGTGGCACAGGAAGTGCCCACGTCGTCGAGCATGGCCGTTCCCCATGGCCCTGCGGGCGTGGGGAAAGCAAGGCACCGGATGCGGGAGCAGTTGCGCAGCGGGGGTGTCGCGGAATCGGTCATCGACGACGCCGTACTGGTTCTTTCCGAGCTCTTGAGCAACGCGTGCAAACACGGCCGTCCGCTGGGCGACGCCCTGGCCGGGGACGGCGATGTACGCGCCGCGTGGCAGGTGGACGCGGGCGGCAGGCTCGTCGTGGAGGTCACGGACGGCGGCGGACCGACCCGTCCGGCACCGGCGACCCCTTCGGTCACGGCACACGGCGGCCGCGGGCTGAACATCATCACCGCTCTCGCCGACGACTGGGGCGTACGGGACGACGCGCGCGGCGAGGTCACGGTGTGGGTCGTCGTCCACGACGACGTGCACGACCCGGACGCCGGGCACCGGCGCGACGACTTCGCCACCCGGATCACGGCACCGGCGGTGTCGGAGATCCCCGGCCTGGACTTCGCGGAGGCTCTCGAGGACCTCGGCTGA
- a CDS encoding S1C family serine protease — MSTENEGTAVPPAPSAPPVPVESPTAPAQSAAPHPDQPSHPDQPSSPDQPPSLASHPDQPSSPAPSGPPQHHGFGQAPTPQHATPQGTAPSHGAGPAPGPAAPQGYSAPDASWPPPPPPGTPSYGGGGGGGDGSGGWGSSYQPPAPKSGRGRGGVVAAFLIAALVAGGLGGGLGYTLAKNNDGSGSTTVSASDTGGSVKRDAGTVAGVAAEALPSTVTIQAEGSNGEGGTGTGFVFDKQGHIVTNNHVVAEAVDGGKLSATFPNGKKYAAEVVGHAQGYDVAVIKLDNAPSDLNPLPLGNSDKVAVGDSTIAIGAPFGLSNTVTTGIISAKNRPVASSDGSGGSKASYMSALQTDASINPGNSGGPLLDAQGNVIGINSAIQSTSNGGFGTGQAGSIGLGFAIPINQAEFVAKQLIKTGKPVYAKIGASVSLEETTNGAKLTEQGVGGSEPVEPGGPAADAGLKPGDVITKLDDRVIDSGPTLIGEIWTHKPGDEVTVTYERAGKERTTELTLGSKIGDD, encoded by the coding sequence GTGAGCACCGAGAACGAGGGCACCGCGGTACCCCCGGCCCCGTCCGCGCCTCCCGTGCCGGTGGAATCTCCCACAGCCCCCGCCCAGTCGGCCGCGCCGCACCCGGACCAGCCGTCACACCCGGACCAGCCGTCGTCCCCGGACCAGCCGCCGTCCCTCGCGTCGCACCCGGACCAGCCGTCGTCCCCCGCGCCCTCGGGACCGCCACAGCACCACGGCTTCGGACAGGCCCCCACGCCGCAGCACGCCACTCCCCAGGGCACGGCCCCGTCCCACGGCGCGGGTCCCGCCCCCGGCCCGGCCGCGCCGCAGGGGTACTCCGCCCCCGACGCCTCCTGGCCGCCGCCCCCGCCGCCGGGCACCCCCTCGTACGGAGGCGGTGGCGGAGGTGGTGACGGCTCCGGCGGCTGGGGATCCTCGTACCAGCCGCCCGCGCCGAAGTCGGGCCGCGGCCGTGGTGGTGTGGTCGCCGCGTTCCTGATCGCCGCGCTGGTCGCGGGCGGCCTGGGTGGCGGCCTCGGCTACACCCTGGCCAAGAACAACGACGGGTCCGGCTCCACGACGGTCTCCGCCTCCGACACCGGCGGTTCCGTCAAGCGTGATGCGGGCACGGTCGCCGGCGTGGCGGCCGAGGCGCTGCCCAGCACGGTCACCATCCAGGCCGAGGGCAGCAACGGCGAGGGCGGCACCGGTACCGGGTTCGTCTTCGACAAGCAGGGTCACATCGTCACCAACAACCACGTGGTGGCCGAGGCGGTCGACGGCGGCAAGCTCAGCGCGACGTTCCCCAACGGCAAGAAGTACGCCGCCGAGGTGGTCGGCCACGCACAGGGCTACGACGTGGCGGTCATCAAGCTGGACAACGCCCCCTCGGACCTGAACCCGCTGCCCCTGGGCAACTCCGACAAGGTAGCCGTAGGTGACTCCACGATCGCCATCGGCGCCCCCTTCGGCCTGTCCAACACGGTGACGACGGGCATCATCAGCGCCAAGAACCGCCCCGTGGCCTCCAGTGACGGCAGTGGCGGCAGCAAGGCGTCCTACATGAGCGCCCTGCAGACCGACGCGTCGATCAACCCGGGCAACTCCGGCGGTCCGCTGCTGGACGCCCAGGGCAACGTCATCGGGATCAACTCCGCGATCCAGTCCACGAGCAACGGCGGCTTCGGCACCGGCCAGGCCGGCTCGATCGGCCTGGGCTTCGCCATCCCCATCAACCAGGCCGAGTTCGTCGCCAAGCAGTTGATCAAGACCGGCAAGCCGGTGTACGCGAAGATCGGCGCCTCCGTCTCCCTGGAGGAGACGACGAACGGCGCCAAGCTCACCGAGCAGGGGGTGGGCGGCTCCGAGCCCGTCGAACCAGGCGGCCCGGCCGCCGACGCGGGCCTCAAGCCCGGCGACGTCATCACCAAGCTCGACGACCGCGTGATCGACAGCGGCCCGACCCTGATCGGCGAGATCTGGACCCACAAGCCGGGCGACGAGGTCACGGTCACCTACGAGCGCGCCGGCAAGGAGCGCACGACCGAACTCACCCTGGGCTCCAAGATCGGCGACGACTGA
- a CDS encoding PP2C family protein-serine/threonine phosphatase produces the protein MNAPHPAKVAGIDATVPSPAHTVASTAPGTSPVTAPNTTDTSEVTDASAAPCAAPGALLQDRLAGWVSDLTTLHELTERLVRTDSLSEGLQEVLRAGAALVGARRGLIVLEPAGGLGPDTTVGLGLARADLGHIETVPRSALAYGRILDGLPVGENGIAEPDLFAEQGLDPRHREVAARLGYAASYALPLSTEGTGRLGAAVWLYDEPAEPDERQRHLAGLYARYAAQHLVRLAEIERTRACMSTMSEELLPSRLPRVPGVQLAARHRTGPRGGGDWYDALPLPDAALGLSVGSVTGSGPSAVAAMGRMRASLRAYAVMEGEDPVAVLSDLELLLRLTEPARSATALFAYCEPALRRITLAGAGHSPPLLIGERRTEFVETSVSAPLGMLACWEAPSVEFQAEPGETVLLYTDGLLHRTGDPADRAFARLHAAAAGVPRAERRDPHAVAEHVLRTVLPDGKADAGSEEDVVLLAVRFE, from the coding sequence ATGAACGCCCCGCACCCTGCGAAAGTGGCCGGAATCGATGCAACGGTTCCGTCCCCCGCACACACTGTCGCGTCCACGGCCCCGGGTACCTCCCCGGTCACCGCGCCAAACACCACGGACACCTCAGAGGTCACGGATGCCTCGGCAGCCCCTTGTGCCGCCCCCGGTGCCCTGCTCCAGGACCGGCTGGCCGGCTGGGTTTCGGACCTCACGACGCTGCACGAACTGACCGAGCGCCTGGTCCGTACGGACTCCCTTTCCGAGGGCCTCCAGGAGGTATTGCGCGCGGGAGCCGCCCTGGTGGGCGCCCGACGCGGTCTCATCGTCCTGGAACCGGCCGGCGGACTCGGCCCGGACACCACCGTCGGCCTCGGCCTGGCCCGCGCCGACCTCGGCCACATCGAAACCGTCCCCCGAAGCGCCCTGGCCTACGGGCGGATCCTGGACGGACTGCCGGTCGGTGAGAACGGGATCGCCGAGCCCGACCTGTTCGCCGAGCAGGGCCTCGACCCCCGCCACCGGGAGGTCGCCGCCCGCCTCGGTTACGCCGCCAGCTACGCGCTCCCGCTGTCCACCGAGGGCACCGGACGCCTGGGAGCCGCCGTATGGCTCTACGACGAACCCGCCGAGCCGGATGAGCGGCAACGCCATCTCGCCGGCCTCTACGCCCGGTACGCCGCCCAGCACCTGGTCCGCCTCGCGGAGATCGAGCGCACGCGCGCGTGCATGTCGACGATGTCCGAGGAGCTGCTCCCCTCACGCCTGCCGCGGGTGCCGGGCGTCCAGCTCGCCGCCCGGCACCGCACGGGTCCGCGCGGCGGCGGCGACTGGTACGACGCGCTGCCGCTGCCGGACGCGGCGCTCGGCCTCTCCGTCGGGTCCGTCACCGGGTCCGGACCCAGCGCCGTCGCCGCGATGGGGCGGATGCGCGCCTCCCTGCGGGCGTACGCCGTGATGGAGGGCGAGGACCCGGTCGCCGTCCTGTCCGACCTCGAGCTGCTGCTGCGCCTCACCGAGCCCGCCCGCTCGGCCACCGCCCTGTTCGCGTACTGCGAGCCCGCGCTGCGCCGGATCACGCTGGCCGGCGCCGGGCACAGCCCGCCGCTGCTGATCGGGGAGCGGCGTACGGAGTTCGTCGAGACCTCCGTCTCCGCACCGCTCGGCATGCTCGCCTGCTGGGAGGCGCCGAGCGTGGAGTTCCAGGCCGAACCCGGAGAGACGGTTCTGCTGTACACCGACGGACTGCTGCACCGCACCGGCGACCCGGCCGACCGGGCCTTCGCCCGGCTGCACGCGGCGGCGGCCGGGGTACCGCGGGCCGAACGCCGGGACCCGCACGCCGTCGCCGAGCACGTCCTGCGCACGGTGCTGCCCGACGGGAAGGCGGACGCGGGCTCCGAGGAGGACGTCGTACTGCTGGCCGTCCGGTTCGAATAA
- a CDS encoding YcnI family copper-binding membrane protein: MKASRIAAAGAVSGIAVLALSAPAFAHVSVQPEGTAAKGGYAVVDFKVPNERDNASTTKLEVSFPTDHPLASVMPQPVPGWKADVTKSKPAKPVESHGKQLTEVVTKVTWTADGKGIEPGYFQKFPVSVGALPEDADELVFKAIQTYDNKEVVRWIEVPQEGQEEPENPAPVLELAAAEGDAHGSSGAKAGGDTEAAAQNTAADTAASSDSDSGSGDGSDTTARVLGVVGIVVGAAGVAYGVLAGRRRDSGAAA, from the coding sequence ATGAAGGCTTCTCGTATCGCCGCCGCCGGCGCCGTCTCCGGCATCGCCGTCCTCGCCCTGTCCGCGCCCGCCTTCGCGCACGTCAGCGTGCAGCCGGAGGGCACGGCCGCCAAGGGCGGCTACGCGGTCGTCGACTTCAAGGTCCCCAACGAACGCGACAACGCCTCCACCACCAAGCTGGAGGTCAGCTTCCCCACCGACCACCCGCTGGCGTCCGTGATGCCGCAGCCCGTCCCCGGCTGGAAGGCGGACGTCACCAAGTCCAAGCCGGCCAAGCCCGTGGAGTCGCACGGCAAGCAGCTCACCGAGGTCGTCACCAAGGTGACCTGGACCGCCGACGGCAAGGGCATCGAGCCCGGCTACTTCCAGAAGTTCCCGGTCTCCGTCGGCGCGCTGCCCGAGGACGCCGACGAGCTGGTGTTCAAGGCCATCCAGACGTACGACAACAAGGAGGTCGTGCGCTGGATCGAGGTGCCGCAGGAGGGGCAGGAGGAGCCGGAGAACCCGGCACCCGTGCTGGAGCTGGCCGCCGCCGAGGGCGACGCCCACGGATCGTCGGGGGCGAAGGCCGGGGGCGACACCGAGGCGGCCGCGCAGAACACCGCCGCCGACACCGCCGCCTCGTCCGACTCCGACTCCGGCTCCGGTGACGGCAGCGACACCACCGCCCGTGTCCTCGGCGTCGTCGGCATCGTCGTCGGCGCCGCGGGCGTCGCGTACGGCGTGCTGGCCGGTCGCCGGCGCGACTCCGGTGCGGCGGCGTAA
- a CDS encoding bifunctional DNA primase/polymerase — MREILGRRRRLLSQHDDERPELIGAALTYATQWQWPVLPGVAADPRSRSRCACPDPECTVPGAHPFDPGLLAATTDGRMVRWWWTNRPTAPIVLATGGSAPCAVSLPALPAAHALAALDRAGLRLGPVIASPTRWSLLVRPYSMEQLGELLYAKDFVPGSLRFHGEGGYLALPPSETGGGAVRWERAPLPGSASPWVPDVEAVVDAVVDALTRTGVSAPEF; from the coding sequence ATGCGCGAGATCCTCGGAAGGCGACGCAGGCTCTTGTCCCAGCACGACGACGAGCGGCCTGAGCTGATCGGTGCGGCTCTGACGTACGCGACGCAATGGCAGTGGCCTGTACTCCCGGGCGTGGCGGCGGACCCGCGGTCGCGGTCGCGCTGCGCCTGCCCCGACCCCGAGTGCACGGTGCCCGGTGCGCACCCCTTCGACCCCGGCCTCCTCGCCGCCACCACCGACGGGCGCATGGTCCGCTGGTGGTGGACCAACCGGCCCACCGCGCCGATCGTCCTGGCCACCGGGGGCAGCGCCCCGTGCGCCGTCTCCCTGCCCGCCCTGCCGGCCGCCCACGCCCTCGCCGCGCTCGACCGCGCGGGGCTGCGGCTCGGCCCGGTCATCGCCTCGCCCACCCGTTGGTCGTTGCTGGTCAGGCCGTACTCGATGGAGCAACTGGGTGAACTGCTCTATGCCAAGGACTTCGTCCCCGGCTCCCTGCGCTTCCACGGCGAGGGCGGCTATCTCGCGCTGCCCCCGTCCGAGACCGGCGGGGGCGCCGTCCGCTGGGAGCGGGCGCCGCTGCCCGGCTCCGCCTCGCCCTGGGTGCCCGACGTGGAGGCCGTGGTGGACGCGGTGGTCGACGCCCTCACTCGTACGGGTGTGAGCGCGCCCGAGTTCTAG
- a CDS encoding DJ-1/PfpI family protein, whose translation MHAQIVLFDGFDPLDVIAPYEVLCAGGTASPGAVTAELVSAEGPREVVSGTNGLVLRATAALDPGRPGLILLPGASGRVGEPGEDHGGDAGAAGQGQRDESIPVLLGRTLTTELPVLLKAAMGNPDVTVGAVCGGSLVLAMAGLLEGRHATTHHLGLDMLDATGVHAVSARVVDDGDLVTGAGVTSGLDLGLYLLEREVGPRIAHAVEELFAHERRGTVWRDKGPEPARF comes from the coding sequence ATGCACGCCCAGATCGTCCTGTTCGACGGCTTCGATCCGCTCGATGTCATCGCCCCGTACGAGGTGCTGTGCGCCGGCGGCACCGCCTCCCCGGGCGCGGTGACCGCTGAACTGGTCTCCGCTGAAGGGCCGCGGGAGGTGGTCAGCGGTACGAACGGGCTGGTGCTGCGTGCCACCGCCGCCCTCGATCCCGGCCGCCCCGGCCTGATCCTGCTCCCCGGGGCGTCGGGGCGCGTCGGGGAACCCGGCGAGGACCACGGGGGCGACGCGGGGGCGGCCGGGCAGGGACAGCGGGACGAGTCCATCCCGGTGCTGCTGGGCCGCACCCTCACCACCGAGCTGCCGGTGCTGCTGAAGGCGGCGATGGGAAATCCCGACGTGACCGTCGGCGCGGTCTGCGGCGGCTCGCTCGTCCTGGCCATGGCCGGCCTGCTGGAGGGACGCCACGCCACCACGCACCACTTGGGCCTGGACATGCTCGACGCCACCGGCGTCCACGCGGTGAGCGCCCGCGTCGTCGACGACGGCGACCTCGTCACCGGCGCCGGCGTCACCTCCGGACTGGATCTGGGCCTGTACCTGCTGGAACGCGAGGTGGGCCCTCGCATCGCCCATGCCGTCGAGGAGCTGTTCGCCCATGAGCGCCGCGGCACCGTCTGGCGCGACAAGGGGCCGGAGCCCGCCCGGTTCTGA
- a CDS encoding ATP-binding protein, translated as MSIWWSLHLRREAASVPLARRLLIGTMETAGVDPDISFDLSVALSEACANAVEHGGDDAPGGPSEAYRVTAYLDGERCRIEVADTGPGFPAAAPGRPGRAARPVSADAEDGRGLCLIHELADHVHIGSTPGRSGAVVSFDKILKWREGTPLVAV; from the coding sequence ATGAGCATCTGGTGGTCACTCCATTTGCGGCGCGAGGCTGCGAGCGTGCCACTGGCCCGCCGCCTGCTGATCGGCACCATGGAGACCGCGGGCGTCGACCCCGACATCTCCTTCGATCTATCCGTCGCACTGAGCGAGGCCTGCGCCAACGCCGTGGAGCACGGAGGGGACGACGCGCCCGGCGGCCCCTCGGAGGCCTACCGCGTGACGGCCTACCTCGACGGGGAGCGGTGCCGTATCGAGGTCGCCGACACGGGCCCGGGCTTTCCCGCGGCCGCCCCCGGCCGACCGGGGAGAGCGGCCAGACCGGTGTCCGCCGACGCCGAGGACGGCCGTGGCCTGTGTCTCATCCATGAGCTCGCCGACCACGTCCACATCGGCAGCACGCCGGGCCGGTCCGGCGCCGTGGTGAGCTTCGACAAGATCCTCAAGTGGCGTGAGGGCACGCCGCTGGTGGCGGTCTGA
- a CDS encoding SCO family protein, with product MRKKTFAAAALLAAATLTLSACGSGSGADSDRPVTVVSEDSSQQAATVLDKPFEKPDLVLTDTQGKKYDLREQTAGKPTLVYFGYTHCPDVCPLTMNNIAVAKKQLSQAEQDKLRIVFVTTDPERDTPAALGKWLKGIDPQIVGLTGDFDTVQAGARTLGISIDPPTKDKNGKIVSTHGTQVIAFSPKSDAGYVLYGEDATVEDYTKDLPKLIKGQNP from the coding sequence ATGCGCAAGAAGACGTTCGCCGCGGCCGCACTGCTCGCCGCCGCCACTCTGACCCTGTCCGCCTGCGGCAGCGGCAGCGGCGCCGACAGCGACAGGCCCGTCACCGTGGTCTCCGAGGACAGCAGTCAGCAGGCCGCCACCGTCCTCGACAAGCCGTTCGAGAAGCCCGACCTGGTCCTCACCGACACCCAGGGCAAGAAGTACGACCTCCGCGAGCAGACCGCCGGCAAGCCCACCCTGGTCTACTTCGGCTACACCCACTGCCCCGACGTCTGCCCCCTGACCATGAACAACATCGCCGTGGCCAAGAAGCAGCTCTCCCAGGCCGAGCAGGACAAGCTGCGGATCGTGTTCGTCACCACCGACCCGGAGCGCGACACCCCGGCCGCGCTCGGCAAGTGGCTCAAGGGCATCGACCCGCAGATCGTCGGCCTGACCGGCGACTTCGACACCGTCCAGGCCGGCGCCCGCACCCTGGGCATCTCCATCGACCCGCCGACCAAGGACAAGAACGGCAAGATCGTGTCGACACACGGCACCCAGGTCATCGCCTTCTCACCGAAGTCCGACGCGGGCTACGTCCTCTACGGCGAGGATGCCACCGTCGAGGACTACACCAAGGACCTCCCCAAGCTCATCAAGGGGCAGAACCCGTGA
- a CDS encoding aminopeptidase P family protein: MAEELTPENPENPEISENPEAPEESEEPIKQRKNGLYPGVSDELAENMKSGWADTELRDPEPIAQAAETAARRAALSARFPGERLVVPAGNLKTRSNDTEYSFRASVEYAYLTGNQTEDGVLVLEPKGDGHTATIYLLPRSDRENGEFWLDGQGELWVGRRHSLTEAEKRYGIPASDVRELADSLREATGPVRVVRGYDAGIEAALTDKVTAERDEELRVFLSEARLVKDEFEIGELQKAVDSTVRGFEDVVKVLDKAEATSERYIEGTFFLRARVEGNDVGYGSICAAGPHACTLHWVRNDGPVRSGDLLLLDAGVETHTYYTADVTRTLPINGRYSELQKKIYDAVYDAQEAGIAAVRPGAKYRDFHDASQRVLAERLVEWGLVEGPVERVLELGLQRRWTLHGTGHMLGMDVHDCAAARVESYVDGTLEPGMVLTVEPGLYFQADDLTVPEEYRGIGVRIEDDILVTADGNRNLSAGLPRRSDEVEEWMAALKG, translated from the coding sequence GTGGCGGAGGAGCTCACCCCGGAGAACCCGGAGAACCCGGAGATCTCGGAGAACCCGGAGGCCCCGGAGGAGTCCGAGGAGCCGATCAAGCAGCGCAAGAACGGCCTGTACCCGGGCGTGTCCGACGAGCTGGCCGAGAACATGAAGTCCGGCTGGGCCGACACCGAGCTGCGCGACCCGGAGCCCATCGCCCAGGCCGCCGAGACCGCCGCCCGCCGTGCCGCGCTGTCCGCCCGCTTCCCCGGCGAGCGCCTGGTGGTCCCCGCGGGCAACCTGAAGACCCGCTCGAACGACACGGAGTACTCCTTCCGCGCCTCCGTCGAGTACGCCTACCTCACCGGCAACCAGACCGAGGACGGCGTCCTGGTCCTGGAGCCCAAGGGCGACGGCCACACCGCGACGATCTACCTCCTGCCCCGCTCCGACCGTGAGAACGGCGAGTTCTGGCTCGACGGCCAGGGCGAGCTGTGGGTCGGCCGCCGCCACTCCCTCACCGAGGCGGAGAAGCGGTACGGCATCCCCGCCTCCGACGTCCGCGAGCTGGCCGACAGCCTGCGCGAGGCCACCGGCCCGGTCCGCGTCGTGCGCGGCTACGACGCCGGCATCGAGGCGGCACTGACCGACAAGGTCACCGCCGAGCGCGACGAGGAACTGCGCGTGTTCCTCTCCGAAGCCCGCCTGGTCAAGGACGAGTTCGAGATCGGCGAGCTGCAGAAGGCCGTCGACTCCACCGTGCGCGGCTTCGAGGACGTCGTGAAGGTCCTCGACAAGGCCGAGGCGACCAGCGAGCGCTACATCGAGGGCACCTTCTTCCTCCGCGCGCGCGTGGAGGGCAACGACGTCGGCTACGGCTCCATCTGCGCCGCGGGACCGCATGCCTGCACCTTGCACTGGGTGCGCAACGACGGCCCGGTCCGCTCCGGCGACCTGCTGCTGCTCGACGCGGGCGTGGAGACGCACACGTACTACACGGCGGACGTCACGCGCACGCTGCCGATCAACGGCCGCTACAGCGAGCTGCAGAAGAAGATCTACGACGCGGTGTACGACGCCCAGGAGGCCGGCATCGCGGCGGTGCGGCCAGGTGCCAAGTACCGCGACTTCCACGACGCTTCCCAGCGCGTGCTGGCCGAGCGGCTCGTCGAGTGGGGCCTGGTCGAGGGCCCCGTCGAGCGGGTGCTGGAGCTGGGCCTGCAGCGCCGCTGGACGCTGCACGGCACCGGCCACATGCTCGGCATGGACGTCCACGACTGCGCGGCCGCGCGCGTGGAGTCGTACGTCGACGGCACGCTGGAGCCCGGCATGGTGCTCACCGTCGAGCCGGGCCTGTACTTCCAGGCCGACGACCTGACCGTGCCCGAGGAGTACCGGGGCATCGGCGTCCGCATCGAGGACGACATCCTCGTCACCGCGGACGGCAACCGGAACCTGTCCGCCGGGCTGCCGCGCCGGTCGGACGAGGTCGAGGAGTGGATGGCGGCGCTGAAGGGCTGA
- a CDS encoding glycerophosphodiester phosphodiesterase, with amino-acid sequence MTHARQHRIQVVAHRGASEEAPEHTLAAYRKAIEDGADALECDVRLTADGHLVCVHDWRVNRTSNGRGAVSALELADLAALDFGARRTREFWRTRDEQPDWEHRPEDREETSVLTLERLLQLVSDAGRRVELAIETKHPTRWAGQVEERLLILLKRFGLDAPASTAESPVRVMSFSARSLHRVRAASPTLPTVYLMQFVSPRLRDGRLPAGVRIAGPSIRIVRNHPAYIERLKRAGHQVHVWTVNEAEDVDLCAELGVDAIITNRPRAVLDHLGR; translated from the coding sequence GTGACCCACGCACGACAGCACCGGATCCAGGTCGTCGCCCACCGGGGAGCCTCCGAGGAGGCACCCGAACACACCCTGGCCGCGTACCGGAAGGCTATCGAGGACGGGGCGGACGCCCTCGAGTGCGATGTGCGCCTGACCGCCGACGGCCATCTCGTCTGTGTCCACGACTGGCGTGTCAACCGTACGTCCAACGGCCGCGGCGCGGTGTCGGCGCTGGAGCTGGCCGATCTGGCCGCGCTCGACTTCGGCGCCCGCAGAACGCGGGAGTTCTGGCGGACCCGCGACGAGCAGCCCGACTGGGAGCACCGGCCCGAGGACCGGGAGGAGACCTCCGTACTGACCCTGGAGCGGCTGCTCCAGTTGGTGTCCGACGCGGGGCGGCGGGTGGAACTGGCCATCGAGACCAAGCACCCCACGCGGTGGGCGGGACAGGTGGAGGAGCGGCTGCTGATACTCCTGAAGCGGTTCGGACTCGACGCCCCGGCCTCGACCGCCGAGTCCCCGGTGCGCGTGATGAGTTTCTCGGCCCGCTCGCTGCACCGGGTGCGGGCCGCGTCGCCGACCCTGCCGACCGTCTATCTGATGCAGTTCGTCTCGCCCCGGCTGCGGGACGGCCGGCTGCCCGCGGGTGTCCGGATCGCCGGTCCCTCGATCCGGATCGTACGGAACCACCCCGCCTACATCGAGCGCCTGAAGCGGGCCGGTCACCAGGTGCACGTGTGGACCGTGAACGAGGCCGAGGACGTGGACCTCTGCGCCGAACTGGGCGTCGACGCCATCATCACCAACCGACCCCGCGCGGTGCTGGACCACCTGGGCCGCTGA